DNA sequence from the Cottoperca gobio chromosome 10, fCotGob3.1, whole genome shotgun sequence genome:
ATATAAGTGAAGTTCTTTTCCGAGCAGAGTTATAGTCCAGATCTGGCCATCTAAAGATAGAGGCACCATGATTTCTGTAGCTGTGTTTTACCTCGTAGCTGTGGTTTGTTCTGCAAGACGGACACATGCTCTACCTCTGTACCCCGACACCAACCtggagccacagacaggtaagactctttttatattctttaacCGTACTGAAAATGTTGCACTGCTTTAGGTCAATTTGACCTTTGGTTTTGAGCAGCATTACTTACTCTGCTCGTCTGTTTTACTGCATTTGTATGAGACATTTGAGTTGTTACAGCTTACACCTTAATGATGAAACACAGTTTATTCAATAACATACATAAATTCAACCAAACTCCTCTTTCCAAATTTCCCTTCGTGGTGAATGaagttttatcttatttttatttgatcctTTCTCATTTTTGCTCCTCAAgatatgattttaaaaaagaaagttattttGCTTAACTCACTGCAGGGATCTTATTGTCACAAAGGTaggatgattttttttttttaccaacagATTTCATTCAGAAATTAGTGTCAGAGGTGGAGGATGGATCCAACACTGCTGagggggagcagagagaggtgaATAATCTCTATCCTCTACTGATGCAGCACAATGGAGGGAGAGAGTCCTGGAATAAAGgtaaacaataatacaaataatatgcAGATACatctatatacagtacactAATCATATGTGTATGATTAGTGTACTAAGTATTTGATATAATGATTTTTTGACCttctattttaatgttttttttaaggtgCTAAAGATTCAGCACAACAAGATAAATATGTGAACATGGTAAGGCTCTTAATCTACGTCTCTGTACACTATTTTAAGAAAGTAATAATAAAGCACTGTATAATGTAACGCAATTGAAAGGAGAAATTAAAAGTGAAACCGTATAGATTTAAAGGAAGTTGCTGAGGCAGCAAGATGAATTTCACAAGTTTGGTGGCTCTGAAAACAATAAATCTTAAATCTGCATAAAGGGATGTATGCAGAGTTTTGTTGCAGGATCTGCAGGATTCATTGTAAAATGAACTGGAAGCCAATGCACACGGGCTAAAATGAGGGACAGTTAAAGCTCTTGCTGTAGATGAGTGCACAACATATCATCTGCTTCACTTTCATCATGTTTTGTATTCTTGTTTTTAGGTGGAGGACCTCAGAGAAGTCGTCTTGAAGCTGGCGGCGGCTGACAAGCTTCGCTCTCAGGGTTTTCTCAGATCAGAGCAGAACttgccaaaaacaaacaaaagaagtgaGTGACTCTTATTATTTACTATCGAGCACACACCACGCCTAATCTTTATTTGCAGTCTTTCACAACGgcttcatttataataataataacctttatttGTGTAACACTTTTTCTAAAAACAATGCTTTTCAAAGAGCTTTACAGACAATAAAACCAAAACGCAGCAACAATAATAATtctaagaataaaataaataaactcaaaaCACCACAAACAGAGATACAATGAAGAATACATCAAAAGCTAACAAAACTTAAAAGTACataatgaagtgtgtttttagAATGGATTTAAAAGATGAAACTGATTTTACTAGCCTAATTTCTAATCCTAATTCAGTCCCAGCATGATGTCTCAGCTGATGTTATTACAATGCAATGATCTAACCAGAAGGACGTTCTTTTTCCACTTCTTCAAATATAAAGGGTACCACTTTACTTTAAGCCCCTGATTTAgcatttataaacatatataattatttactaAATTGATTCTAACACACTGTAATATAGTTGTAAGAAGATATAAgcaaagacatttgaagacacaTGAaggcatattttatattattgcaaCTGTGCTTTACTATATTGTTACCTGTTTCTACATGAGCCTCCACTTAAAGAGTTATAGTGGTTGATAAACACATGAATAAACcgtatattaaatgtttatatactgcTAATGAATCCTAAAAAGGGGGGGCATAAAGTAACTTTAGCATAGAAAACATACAGAAGTACCAGTAGTAAAATTGCCATATGGAAGAACAGATTGACAATATTTggtaaatattaaaagaatattaagttttattttattttagttggGACACTATGTAAACATTCATCTATTAAGGACTACGAGTGGACAAATGAACAGTGACAAACATCGgacacatttactttacatGTCATGTTAGTGCTGTTATTACTCTGTCTGACGTTGTGTAGGcgattgtgttgttgtgtgaaatgtttttaattaaataaactttaagacagaaaaacaaaatcagatgCAGATGGAATGAATAACGTAGATTGGATCACATTTGGCTTTGTACCTAACTCTTGCACTCTCTGATGCCCCGACAGCATGTTTCTGGAAATACTGTGTCACCAACTAGAGCCGCGCAGCTGCAGGACGTTTGGTGTGATTTTGGAACGGCCTGGTTGGCAACACCTTCACTCTCTATCGCCATTTTTGTTTCCCACCAACCAGTATATTCACCGTCTACACCGGATGAACAGAAAATCTATTTTGGAAGCTgtaaatgcttttttatttgtggCTGAAAATAAACTTGAATATCAGAAATGCCGTTAATGTGACCTGCTCCTGGTTGtgatattacaattattatatttactgtatgagACCTAAAGAAGGGAGCATTATAGTACTCGTCAGCACACAAACATCAAGATTATgacaaataaattagatttcttTTATTAGTGTGACAGTGAGAATCATATCAGATACAAAAAACTATTTCATGATTTGCATAAAATTAACTTCTGCTCACACTAACACAAtcatatatatttgttaaagagggtgttttgatcataaaaagGGTGAAAAAATATCTATTTACACTATAAACAAAAGATTCAATTGCACATTTGACCTTTTCAACGTGTCATAAAGATCTGTCTGCGAGTGACTATGGATACaaccaacaaaacattttgcgTCAGCGTGTCCCAAAGTCAACAAGGTGAAGgtttttaataatacattagatttgtatcgCGCTTTTCTAAAACCTCAAAGACGCTTTAAGGTGGAATAGTGTCTGATTTATGGCCACAGTTTATTCTTGTAGGTTGTAGCGCCTTCTAGATCACCATCATGTGGAAACAGGATATTGCTACAGAGAATCAAAGGTTTTATTTCCTCTTGTTGGCCACACTTAAGTAAGCCTTTTCAATTTCAATGTCGGCTGGACACGTCTGTTTGAACTCCTCTCTCTCGTTGGCGTTTCGAAGGTATCGCCACACACCTGTGAACTCTGGGGGGATGTCAAAGTCGCAGTACTTCTTGGCAGCAATCTGAAACAGATGGAAAGGAAGATCTAAATTATAGAGAACACCAAGTACATAAAGATCAAAGAAGCACTCagatcattttcatttaaaaatactttgttatACTCTTTAATATACTACAATGACTCATTTATTATGGTCATTGTAGGTTTCTAAAATCCTAATCTGTTAAATAACTCTAAGCTTcatataaatgtagtggattaaagaaatatatatttatatatatatatatatatatatatatatatatatatatatatatatatatatatatatatatatatttgtctctcGCAGTTGAATTAAAgccaaaaaaagtgaaataaaatgaacataacAGAACATAAGGGTTTGGCcccctccaaagggtcacaaAGGGGTGgatatttttctcattttatagaccaaacgattaaccgagaaaataatcggcagattaatcgataatgaaaataatcgccATAAACCAGCGATTACCACAAATTGAAAACACATCGGACGTCTCACCCTGATAACGTGCAGTTTGGGCAGCAGGTTGCAGTCAGCCAAGGTGAGGCGGTCGCCATCCAGAAACTTCCTCTTGGAGACGCCGATGGTTTCTGTGGAGTTGTGGTCGATCTCCTCGGGGAGTGGCGAGTTCAGGTAGTTGTCGAGGCGCTTGAACTCCCGCAGCAGGTTTTTCTCATGGACTGGAGGgtcagaaacacagagatatgTTGGTCAGTTAAGTCTATTAAAGAAATCATAATTGTTCAGAGTCTGATCATATATTTTGTAGATAAAATCTATTTTACAAGCATTTTATCTCACATTCATataggtaataataataataataataataataataataataataataataataataataataataataataataataataataataataataataataacagtagtaataataactttaatttaTATGGAAatcatataaaaaatatattaaaagcaataaaaagacaacatcaCATTAAAAGCAAGCAATGGGTTTTAAGAAGTAATTTAAAAGAGGTTATAGATTCTGCGAGCCTTATCTAAGAATAAGTTAAAACATTATGAGCTGctacatgtttgtttatttacaacAGATGTTGTAAATATTGTATGTTGTATTTACGTACAGGTGTTATTGGGACTGTTCTTGATGAAAGCAGAGAACTTTGCAAAAACGTCAGCGCCCACGTCAAAGGACTCTTTGTTTAGCGGGCTGAGATGAGGATACCTGCGTGGGAGAGAAGAGTGGGAGTGAACCTGCTTGATTGGAAGCACACGTGATTAATATTTGTGTAATGATTAAGTTAATTAATACCTGGGAGGGGCCACTGTTTGTTCAAGGAACTCCTCGATTTTGATGAAGTCTGTTTTGAGGGTGCCGTTgtagaggaggaaaggagggttGGTCCCGGGGGCCAAGTCTTTGAGCTCAGCCGGCTTCCTGAAGAGAGGACGGAGAAAGTTTTAGAACATTTCTAAGCACAGTAAGAAGTTTAAAAGGGATTATTCTATATTAAAAGGAAAGGGCGTGGAGAGGAATACTTTCTGGtattttaaaacactgaatattcAAACATGCAACAGAGCATGcatggaaatataaaaaagccATCACGGGGAAGAGTACCATCTGTGTTTTTTCGTTTTTGCTATCTTTCTTATCATTATTTTGGTtctttattctttctctttcgTATATAGCTAGACAATCAAGAAGTAAACAATTGGTGGGTACTGTCAACACTGTAGTGAAAGGCATACATGGAAGACATCAGTAAGATAAGTAGGGAATATGGAAGAAACGGTTGAGAAAAGGTGGATTTTAGTTTAATTATAACTACGTCATCAAACTGTATTAGGTGAGTCACCGGcctgtcctctcctgtgttactgaatatataatgtaatgtacgaTCGGGcggtcatacacacacatacacacagcattACCCATAATGTATGggtaaattatatttatatatataaaaataggcAGCCTGTCATATCCCtgtgtgtcttttttgttttcttccagactttaattatttaataccATTTGTTTTTTGAAGAAGCATGAACACACAACAAAGCAAACGGCTGGTCATACAAATGTCATACTAATAGAAATACATGCCAgttcatacacaaacaaaatacatatttgtgtatttCAAGAATTGATCAACCTGTAGATTTATACTTTTAATATGAGTCACAATATGTATCCAGTTAGTCTTTGTTGGAGGTTCGCTCTATGACCATTTTCGTGTTACAGCTTTCTTGCTGGCTGCTAATAATATCCAAAATAGATATTTATCTTGCAACAACAAATGAGATGCAATATTGTCAATTCTGTAACCAAAGATATTCTGTATTGCCCATATTAACTTCTTTTTCTTCGTCATGCATTTTAAACTTGGAAGCAGCTAAGGGCTGCttatatgaaaataatattagcaaaaaaaagtatttagaGGAAGGAAGTAGGGCAGGGAGGGGGAGGCATATGACTTATAGATGAATTCATTCAGTTCATTCATTCAGACTGTTATCAAGCACGTCGAAACTGCGAGTGTGTCGGTTATCGAGGCTGTCGGAACCAAATGTGGCTCTGTGGATTAGTTATTTCAACATCGGCTGTTTGTTGagttataaaaacacacagcgCTGGGAGTGGTCCGCTGTTCAAAAGAcctggtgtgtgtatgtgtgtgttatgaatCATTCAAACTATCAGCCCCCTTTCAAAGTTTCCTGATCTTATTTGCTCACTGGTAACGACCCTGAGAAATTCACACAATAAAGCTTTAATTAAAGAAGGTGTTTGTTTGACAGCGACACAGAGCTCTTTGTACACGTCGGCTCTCACCTCTGTGTGAGAAACACACCTATTGATAAGTGAGAAGTGATTAGTCTCAATTTCTCCCTCCCATTTGCTTCTTAATAGAGTTCTGTGTGAAAGTCCCCATGACCAGATGCTCAGGAAGTGTTTTTGacggaggaggggggggggggtagggggGACTTACTTCCTCATGTCAACAGTGGTCACTGTAAACTTCACTCCTTTCAGCCACAAAACCATGAAGAGCCTCTGACAGAAAGGGCAGTTCCCCACGTTCTCCCCATCATGTCCAGCctgaaaaacataaagaaatagaTGTTTAATTGAAGACCACATGAACCACAAATGTCCTGCTGAAGCCAGCGAAGCAATCCCAatatctcttctcctctctccgctGATAAACAAGTGATTttggaaatgaaagaaaggcGTGTCTGTCTTTCCTCCATGGAGGGAAAAGCAGACATTGTGTTGTAGCGCAAACAACAGACGCTAACATGTTCTCTCTTCCCTCTTGATGTcgaaggaatagtttgacattttagaaaaattATTTTCTTGGCAGAAGTTAGATTAGAAGATTAAGACCACTCAGTTTGTATTGTAAATATGAATGCAGCCAGCAGCCTGGTTATCTTAGCATACAGATATCAGAGAGATATTTTCTCATTGAACCTTTGCACATCCTCTGAAATATATTCTTGCACATTCCTGCCTTCTTTAATTTTACTgttacattttctctcttttgtttttttaaatagcagttaaaaaatattttatattgtattttttctctgtttgtgtactttgtattttattcgcCAATACACTAAAGGAAGAAATTCAAAAACGTTTTAAAAAGGTCTTTGCGAGACCGAGTGTTGAATGTTTAATTTACAAAGAGACATAATGTACTGACTACCACAGCATATCGTACTGTCTTGAATTGTTTTTGAGCTTCACTTGACCTTGTTATATTTATCAGAAGATACGCTGTCTCTACACAGATGCcttgaacaaaaacacatttgtgcacagGTAGAATGAAGAGATTTGGATGTATGTTAATGTTTGGCTATCAAGCAACAACATGAGATGagaaatgatttgtttatgtgaCCTCTTCttgatattacattacattacagttcatttagctgacgcttttgtccataTAGAGGACTATATCTGAATGTGTGCGTAAGTAAAGTAGGGTGCGCCTGGTTCAGGCTGGGGCCCGTCCCCCGTCCCCCTCAGCTCTGTCTGGGTGTGTGATGATAAGGCGGGCTGTCTATCTGTGGTCAGAGTTCACCGATAAAAACGTATAAGTACTGTGACCCTCAGCAAGGATACAAACACCTCAGCATCTGTAGGTGGCACCTATCAAAATGAGAGTTTTCCTCTGATTGATCACACAACATACTGCAGATCTCTTTCCTTTTACAACACTGATACGTGAGCAGCAAATCCtgtctttatttgtgttttctgcatcCTCAGCATGGAATATGTTGCAGAGAGACTTAAAACTCAATGAATAGATCtagttaaatgcttttaaatcatAAATGAAAGACATACTGGCAGATTCCTCAAGaggttattgttttttaatttaacagaACTGAATCTTTGAAAAAGTATCTTTTAAAATGAGAGTTCCCTGTGCCTGTTCCTTTTGAGTTTTCTGTCTGTAactatgtatttgtatttatgctgCTGCCTGTCTTGGCCAAGTTAAGCCTTGAATTTAATTTTTTATCTCAATGGGACTTTCAAATAAAAGGTTTGGGAAAAGAGAGGATATGAAACAGTTACATTAGGAGGAATCACATGTCGAATTGAACTATACACAACACGATCTTTTGACAGTGAATTCAGGTGTAATTGACTTTCCCTCACATGTTGGAGCAAACTTCTCCCCTCACGTAATTAGtgaaactgaaaagaaatgaCTGACCTTAATAAACA
Encoded proteins:
- the clic2 gene encoding chloride intracellular channel protein 2, yielding MALRQNSEKEPSIELFIKAGHDGENVGNCPFCQRLFMVLWLKGVKFTVTTVDMRKKPAELKDLAPGTNPPFLLYNGTLKTDFIKIEEFLEQTVAPPRYPHLSPLNKESFDVGADVFAKFSAFIKNSPNNTFHEKNLLREFKRLDNYLNSPLPEEIDHNSTETIGVSKRKFLDGDRLTLADCNLLPKLHVIRIAAKKYCDFDIPPEFTGVWRYLRNANEREEFKQTCPADIEIEKAYLSVANKRK